One segment of Methanobacteriaceae archaeon DNA contains the following:
- a CDS encoding zinc ribbon domain-containing protein — translation MVKCPRCGYENSSTAVYCDNCAYILTDANGNRINNSKRTSSWNIGFAKKVAIILGIIAISLLLFSFIYNITQPSQQESLNIISDDGSVHKTASYPYTAVVEYDGYWGAKMGNPNYLVTEEGSGTRSYILDCASWDSIYIAAQKYDNDGGELTVKLLRNGDVVAQNTTSNGTGSVSISYN, via the coding sequence ATGGTGAAATGTCCCCGGTGTGGTTATGAAAATTCATCCACCGCAGTGTATTGTGATAACTGTGCATATATTCTAACTGATGCAAATGGTAATAGAATTAATAATTCTAAAAGAACCAGCAGTTGGAATATTGGATTTGCAAAAAAGGTAGCTATTATTTTAGGTATAATTGCCATATCCTTATTGTTATTTTCATTCATTTATAATATTACTCAACCATCTCAACAGGAATCCTTAAATATCATCTCAGATGATGGTAGTGTTCATAAAACTGCTTCTTACCCGTATACTGCCGTTGTTGAGTATGATGGTTACTGGGGCGCTAAAATGGGTAATCCAAATTATCTTGTAACTGAAGAAGGATCAGGTACCAGGTCATATATTCTAGATTGTGCATCATGGGACTCTATTTATATTGCTGCACAAAAATATGATAATGATGGTGGAGAATTAACCGTTAAATTATTAAGAAATGGTGATGTTGTAGCTCAGAATACTACTTCAAATGGTACTGGAAGTGTTTCAATATCATATAATTAA
- a CDS encoding DUF3320 domain-containing protein → MLNKSSNIIEKEFKNLRKELLDLTLRNPLLNFKTRAKTITIVNQSPINIFQTLVLQDNKMYFVANKKDKKEDKSSVWDHIPFDFSKFAEGDKKLATDLTPKELQKRLYYINNQAKTMLQEQGYNILYLAVGFLEWTDKSKPKQRNNAPLVLIPVAMERKKVGESFNLEWTGEDIQTNISLKAKLLEAGIEFPDFEFKRYGEVIDHYLASVRRAVSRMDGWKVNNNVALGFFSFTKFVMYNDLNPEAWEDNVDLTKNELIQSIFNPAKNDHEAFREEDIDSRLEYQNMYQVLDADSSQIAAIQDVKAGRNLVVEGPPGTGKSQTIVNLIAELLAEGKSVLFVSEKMAALDVVKDRLAGVGLGKFVLELHSHKTRRRKFLKDLQKATNVRSQDQLNIDQTIRKLETLRRQLDDYSQIIHHPYFAVNLSAFELYGMKESADDHFASKDMLMPLVRFDDPESITLKDLDDMKLSLESLAELYQTISKENPWSKCSPKSLLPADLREIEILIGDSLYALDNFLVERGRVYDIYGIKKPDTLNEFQNSLSAFEIIKSQNAELIDGSILKSGAWNNNNDDAFKLINELQKYQKYAPVLNKFNQSIFQVDIDRLIYELRNISNKKFRFFNNKQHIELVERYYSVPVSGSVDDIINDLQEAKAIIKIRKNIEANDALGQKYFGGYWHLNANIDDLKAIAKWMHEFTALVREGTFSDNTIELMSKDLFDIKPERDLAEYIDAGEEFVKVLSRLKDKLNPRSKLIFKRETGDVPFEAWKNQLYNWRGQLSSLHLWSQYLNTKNSLKSSNARMFVDSIEKRNIKKEDISALVEGNFADSLLNILFVENHELATFVGELHENRIREFKDLDKQILVLNRKRIYQKLNSNIPKIFGGTENPQAKILAGEFTRKSGHMPVRKLLEKTGGLIKQIKPCFMMSPLSIAQYLDPTNEELQFDVVIFDEASQVKPEDALGAFMRGKTAVVMGDTQQLPPTSFFDQMSDAESDEEEATSIDMESILHLCKLSFPVKMLKWHYRSRHESLISVSNKEFYDNDLLVYPSPSHNDPELGLKFHYNPNTAYHRGSSSANPLEAQDVVDEIFHHFEKYGDTKSLGVGTFSVAQKNAILEALEVRRKERPEFEPLFSDNKEERFFVKNLETIQGDERDVILISVGYGYDETKKMSLNFGPLNQNGGERRLNVLITRAREKCVVFSNFKAYDMKLTANPPYGVKSLKEFLEYAEKLTLGTDTKDEYAKQPFEDAIASFLEENGYTVDKQIGCAGFRVDLAIVDDENPGKYILGITTDGKMYSSSKVARDRDRLREQVLTGLGWKLYHLWSTDWYRNRDLGRKKLLDFVQKSIRQTREEEKRRSEEEKRLAEKRRLEAEKKAEELRIAREKEEAERKALEEQENAEEFDISDIGPSDFVEVEIEDDFLEKPTDVSSIDPKELFGEDPSEFVVNKEESKTKFDEQEDKSQFKEASNVDGKSDFDNSSSSESQFKEVSNVDEKSVFDDVSGSESQFKEVEDSDFDDIPTDDANGSEFKEVHDVEDSTIDDVSNVDEKSVFDDVSGSESQFKEVEDSDFGDIPTDDVNESEFKEVSDEDDSTIEDVSNIDDGVQTDDLEVETQFEEVSNDESDVEDSNSDDDAQFDEINLDEDIEDSNPSDNISKKITDRFKSILKSNEDDGENKGSLFSSIKFTKDLGNNSNLHDDESDIDLKEENIHEDSNIKFNSKVDFESKDNVSDLDDSKVDLGSDDDYIVVDHSHDDERVLEKEEVVKPSSFTSDNKNKSSKVDLGSDDDYIIVDHSHDDERVMESEDESKSEIFDDSKVDLGSDDDYIVVDHSHDDERVLDDEEDSKVDLDSNDEKDDGELETEETPKTEQKHHNFHHKKSATFVKSILSDVVSGEPRLEKEEVETVRGEIIDEEFKHMPAPSDDSVVEAEIVFDGAFERPTPKKNQNDFGDTLERPTPKANPIEEDEFFNLNDEEINKKAREIVNKAMEEFLEDVFEDEPADNEANTENIDGVNETKTEINDNNEEIIEDNEFIQQETTDDGDVDGFTYYKGSNDVTSKLRKNNFYYEEEKPKTVRESIKGIKKDMKYINKSLKEIENPTQIDYVSVVDRTEEFDPMEYLNRQSDDDSDEIIKREEMAFNNDDDFEEMVIEDTIQNDVITPIPEEELKDQTLENIISSADEDYKEIERQRRKKNNQFKSFDDHKLPGKRKMEDEIVDYVFVEDIGLNSQDELYNQPVDNVAKSISNIVDIEGPIHVSEVTKRVKESCNIKRAGANLKKRVNEAILEAENAGNIMKIGDFLYDASNNDIAIRKRNKPNIDLISNEEIAKNIEVVLLHKNNVTTKQIAKETSRNFGFKSTSKKTAARINNVLDLMIAHDKIKLENDIVELK, encoded by the coding sequence ATGTTAAACAAATCATCTAATATAATCGAAAAGGAATTCAAAAACTTACGTAAGGAGCTATTAGATTTAACTCTAAGAAATCCACTTCTTAACTTTAAAACACGTGCAAAAACCATTACTATAGTAAATCAGAGTCCTATAAACATTTTTCAGACATTAGTTTTACAAGATAATAAGATGTATTTTGTTGCTAATAAGAAAGATAAAAAAGAGGATAAATCTTCTGTATGGGATCATATTCCATTTGATTTTTCAAAATTTGCAGAAGGCGACAAAAAACTAGCTACTGATTTGACTCCAAAAGAACTCCAAAAAAGATTATATTATATCAACAACCAGGCTAAAACAATGCTTCAGGAACAAGGTTACAATATCTTGTACTTGGCTGTTGGTTTTTTAGAATGGACGGATAAATCAAAACCTAAACAAAGAAATAATGCTCCTTTAGTGTTAATTCCAGTTGCAATGGAGAGAAAAAAAGTAGGAGAATCATTTAACCTTGAATGGACTGGAGAAGACATTCAAACCAACATTTCACTTAAAGCTAAATTACTTGAAGCAGGTATTGAATTTCCGGATTTTGAATTTAAAAGATATGGTGAGGTTATTGACCATTATCTTGCAAGTGTTCGCCGTGCAGTTAGCAGAATGGACGGATGGAAAGTCAATAACAACGTTGCATTAGGATTTTTTAGTTTTACCAAGTTTGTAATGTATAATGATTTAAATCCTGAAGCATGGGAAGATAATGTTGATTTAACTAAAAATGAACTTATCCAATCTATTTTCAACCCTGCTAAAAATGATCATGAAGCATTTAGAGAAGAAGACATAGACTCAAGGTTAGAATATCAAAATATGTATCAGGTTTTAGATGCAGATTCATCTCAAATTGCAGCTATTCAGGATGTAAAAGCAGGACGTAATCTTGTTGTAGAAGGACCTCCTGGAACTGGTAAATCACAAACAATTGTAAATTTAATTGCTGAGTTATTAGCTGAAGGAAAATCAGTTTTATTTGTATCAGAAAAGATGGCTGCACTTGATGTGGTAAAAGATAGGCTTGCAGGTGTAGGTCTTGGTAAATTTGTTTTAGAATTGCATTCTCACAAAACCAGAAGAAGAAAATTCCTTAAAGATTTACAAAAGGCAACTAATGTAAGATCTCAAGATCAACTAAACATTGACCAGACAATTCGTAAATTAGAAACCTTACGTCGTCAATTAGATGATTATTCTCAAATTATTCATCATCCTTACTTTGCAGTTAATTTATCTGCATTTGAATTATACGGTATGAAAGAATCAGCTGATGACCATTTTGCATCAAAAGATATGCTAATGCCGTTAGTTAGATTTGATGATCCTGAATCAATTACTCTAAAAGATTTAGATGACATGAAATTATCTTTGGAGAGCTTAGCAGAGTTATATCAAACAATCTCTAAAGAAAATCCATGGAGTAAATGCTCACCAAAAAGTTTACTTCCGGCTGATTTAAGGGAAATTGAAATATTAATTGGCGATTCTTTATATGCACTTGATAATTTCCTTGTTGAACGTGGAAGAGTTTATGATATCTACGGAATTAAAAAACCAGATACACTAAATGAATTCCAAAACTCACTTTCAGCTTTCGAGATAATCAAATCTCAAAATGCAGAATTAATTGATGGAAGCATACTAAAATCCGGAGCATGGAATAATAACAATGACGATGCATTTAAATTGATTAATGAGCTTCAAAAGTATCAAAAATATGCTCCAGTTTTAAATAAATTCAACCAAAGTATTTTCCAGGTTGACATTGACAGATTAATATACGAGTTAAGAAACATTTCAAATAAGAAATTCAGATTCTTCAACAACAAACAGCACATTGAACTTGTTGAGAGATATTACTCTGTTCCAGTATCTGGAAGTGTTGATGATATTATAAATGATTTACAGGAAGCAAAAGCAATAATTAAAATTAGAAAAAACATTGAAGCTAATGATGCATTAGGCCAGAAATATTTCGGAGGATACTGGCATTTAAATGCAAATATTGATGATTTAAAAGCTATTGCTAAATGGATGCATGAGTTTACTGCTCTTGTACGTGAAGGAACATTTTCCGATAATACTATTGAATTGATGAGCAAGGATTTATTTGATATTAAACCTGAAAGAGACCTTGCAGAATATATTGATGCTGGTGAAGAATTTGTTAAAGTACTCTCCAGACTTAAAGATAAATTAAACCCAAGAAGTAAATTAATCTTTAAAAGAGAAACTGGGGATGTTCCATTTGAAGCATGGAAAAACCAATTGTACAACTGGAGAGGACAACTCTCAAGCTTACATTTATGGTCCCAGTATTTAAACACTAAAAATTCACTCAAATCATCTAATGCAAGAATGTTTGTAGACTCAATTGAGAAAAGAAACATTAAAAAAGAAGATATTTCTGCATTAGTTGAAGGTAACTTTGCAGATTCACTTTTAAACATATTATTCGTTGAAAACCATGAACTTGCAACATTTGTAGGTGAGCTTCATGAAAACAGAATTCGCGAATTCAAAGATTTGGACAAGCAGATTTTAGTATTGAACCGTAAAAGAATCTATCAAAAACTAAACAGCAATATTCCAAAAATCTTTGGTGGAACTGAAAACCCACAGGCTAAAATATTGGCAGGAGAATTTACAAGAAAAAGCGGACACATGCCGGTTAGAAAACTTTTAGAAAAAACTGGTGGATTAATTAAACAGATTAAACCTTGTTTTATGATGTCTCCGTTATCTATTGCACAATATTTGGATCCAACAAATGAAGAATTGCAATTTGATGTTGTAATTTTTGATGAAGCAAGTCAGGTAAAACCTGAAGATGCATTAGGAGCATTTATGAGAGGAAAAACAGCAGTTGTTATGGGAGATACTCAACAATTACCTCCAACTTCCTTTTTTGACCAGATGTCCGATGCTGAAAGCGATGAAGAAGAAGCAACTTCAATAGATATGGAAAGTATTTTACATTTATGTAAATTATCATTCCCTGTTAAAATGCTTAAATGGCACTATCGTAGTCGTCACGAATCCTTAATTTCAGTTTCAAATAAGGAATTTTATGATAATGACTTATTGGTTTATCCTTCACCTTCACATAATGACCCAGAACTTGGTTTAAAATTCCACTACAATCCAAATACTGCATATCATAGAGGATCATCTTCTGCAAACCCTCTAGAAGCACAGGATGTTGTAGATGAAATTTTCCACCATTTCGAAAAATATGGGGATACAAAAAGCTTAGGTGTAGGTACATTTTCCGTTGCACAAAAAAATGCAATTTTAGAAGCATTGGAAGTAAGACGTAAAGAAAGACCCGAATTCGAACCATTATTCTCAGATAATAAAGAAGAAAGATTCTTTGTTAAAAACCTTGAAACAATACAAGGGGATGAAAGAGATGTTATCTTAATCAGTGTAGGTTATGGTTATGATGAAACCAAAAAAATGTCTCTTAACTTCGGTCCTCTAAACCAGAATGGTGGTGAAAGAAGACTTAATGTATTAATTACTCGTGCAAGAGAAAAATGTGTTGTTTTCTCAAACTTCAAAGCATATGATATGAAATTAACAGCAAACCCACCTTATGGTGTAAAATCACTTAAGGAATTCTTGGAATATGCTGAAAAATTAACATTAGGAACAGATACTAAAGATGAATATGCAAAACAACCGTTTGAAGATGCAATAGCTAGTTTCCTTGAAGAAAATGGTTATACTGTAGATAAACAAATAGGATGTGCAGGATTTAGAGTAGATCTTGCTATTGTTGATGATGAAAATCCTGGAAAATACATTTTAGGTATTACAACTGACGGTAAAATGTATTCTTCAAGTAAAGTAGCACGTGACAGGGACAGATTACGTGAACAAGTTTTAACAGGTCTTGGATGGAAACTTTACCACTTATGGTCTACAGACTGGTACAGAAATAGAGATTTAGGACGTAAAAAGCTATTGGACTTTGTTCAAAAATCTATTCGCCAAACCCGTGAAGAAGAAAAACGTCGCTCTGAAGAAGAAAAAAGATTAGCTGAAAAAAGAAGATTGGAAGCTGAAAAGAAAGCTGAAGAGTTGCGTATAGCACGTGAAAAAGAAGAAGCTGAAAGAAAAGCATTGGAAGAACAAGAAAATGCTGAAGAATTTGATATTTCAGATATTGGACCTAGTGACTTTGTTGAAGTTGAAATTGAAGATGATTTCTTAGAAAAACCAACTGATGTAAGCTCAATCGACCCTAAAGAGCTATTTGGTGAAGATCCTTCAGAATTTGTTGTAAATAAAGAAGAATCTAAAACTAAATTTGATGAACAAGAAGATAAATCTCAATTTAAAGAAGCTTCTAATGTGGATGGTAAATCTGACTTTGATAATAGTTCCAGTAGTGAATCTCAATTTAAAGAAGTTTCTAATGTGGATGAGAAATCTGTCTTTGATGATGTTTCTGGTAGTGAGTCTCAGTTTAAGGAAGTTGAGGATTCTGACTTTGATGATATTCCAACTGATGATGCTAATGGATCTGAATTTAAAGAAGTTCATGATGTAGAAGATTCTACCATTGATGATGTTTCTAATGTGGATGAGAAATCTGTCTTTGATGATGTTTCTGGTAGTGAGTCTCAGTTTAAGGAAGTTGAGGATTCTGACTTTGGAGATATTCCAACTGATGATGTTAATGAATCTGAATTTAAAGAAGTTTCTGATGAAGATGATTCTACCATTGAAGATGTTTCTAATATAGATGATGGAGTCCAAACTGATGATTTGGAAGTTGAAACTCAATTTGAAGAAGTTTCTAATGATGAATCTGATGTAGAAGATTCTAATTCAGATGATGATGCACAATTTGATGAAATTAATTTAGATGAAGATATCGAAGATTCTAATCCTTCTGATAATATCTCTAAGAAAATTACAGATAGATTCAAATCAATATTAAAATCAAATGAAGATGATGGTGAAAATAAAGGTTCATTATTCTCTTCTATTAAATTTACAAAAGATTTAGGTAATAATTCTAATTTGCATGATGATGAATCAGATATTGACCTTAAAGAAGAAAATATACATGAAGATTCTAACATTAAATTTAACAGCAAAGTTGATTTTGAATCTAAAGATAATGTAAGTGATTTAGATGATTCTAAGGTTGACTTAGGTTCTGATGATGATTACATTGTTGTTGACCATAGTCATGATGATGAACGTGTATTAGAAAAAGAAGAAGTTGTTAAACCAAGTTCTTTTACTAGTGATAATAAGAATAAGTCATCTAAAGTAGATTTGGGTTCTGATGATGATTACATTATTGTTGATCATAGTCATGATGATGAACGTGTAATGGAAAGTGAAGATGAGTCTAAATCTGAAATATTTGATGATTCTAAAGTAGATTTGGGTTCTGATGATGATTATATTGTTGTTGATCATAGTCATGATGATGAACGTGTATTGGATGATGAAGAGGATTCTAAGGTTGATTTAGATTCTAATGATGAAAAAGATGATGGTGAACTTGAGACAGAAGAAACTCCAAAAACAGAACAAAAACATCATAATTTCCATCATAAAAAAAGTGCAACCTTTGTAAAATCAATTCTTTCAGATGTTGTTAGTGGAGAGCCTCGCCTTGAAAAAGAAGAAGTCGAAACAGTTAGAGGCGAAATTATAGATGAAGAGTTTAAACATATGCCCGCTCCAAGTGATGATAGTGTTGTGGAGGCTGAAATCGTATTTGATGGTGCTTTTGAAAGACCAACTCCTAAGAAAAACCAAAATGACTTTGGAGATACTCTTGAAAGACCAACTCCTAAAGCAAATCCTATTGAAGAAGATGAATTTTTCAATCTAAATGATGAAGAAATTAATAAAAAGGCAAGAGAAATTGTAAATAAAGCTATGGAAGAATTCCTTGAAGATGTTTTCGAAGATGAACCTGCTGATAACGAGGCAAATACTGAAAATATTGACGGAGTAAATGAAACTAAAACAGAAATTAATGATAATAATGAAGAGATTATTGAAGATAATGAATTCATCCAACAAGAAACTACTGATGATGGCGATGTAGATGGCTTTACTTATTATAAAGGTTCAAATGATGTAACAAGTAAACTTAGGAAAAACAATTTCTACTACGAAGAGGAAAAACCAAAAACTGTTAGAGAATCTATTAAAGGTATTAAAAAAGACATGAAATACATTAATAAATCTCTAAAGGAAATTGAAAATCCTACTCAAATAGATTATGTTTCTGTAGTTGATAGAACTGAAGAATTTGATCCTATGGAATATCTAAATAGGCAAAGTGATGATGATTCAGATGAAATCATTAAAAGAGAAGAAATGGCCTTTAATAATGATGATGACTTTGAGGAAATGGTAATTGAGGATACCATTCAAAATGATGTTATTACACCTATTCCAGAAGAAGAACTCAAAGATCAAACTTTAGAAAATATTATTTCAAGTGCTGATGAAGATTATAAAGAAATTGAACGTCAAAGACGCAAAAAGAATAATCAGTTCAAATCTTTTGATGACCATAAGCTTCCAGGAAAAAGAAAAATGGAAGATGAAATAGTTGATTATGTGTTTGTTGAAGATATAGGGTTAAATTCACAGGATGAATTATATAATCAACCAGTAGATAATGTTGCTAAATCCATTAGTAATATTGTAGATATTGAAGGACCTATTCATGTTAGTGAAGTTACTAAAAGAGTTAAAGAGTCCTGTAATATTAAAAGAGCTGGAGCTAATCTTAAAAAACGTGTAAATGAAGCTATTCTTGAAGCTGAAAATGCAGGAAATATTATGAAAATTGGAGACTTCTTATATGATGCTTCCAATAATGATATTGCTATTAGAAAAAGAAACAAACCAAATATTGATTTAATTTCAAATGAAGAAATAGCTAAGAATATTGAAGTTGTACTTCTTCACAAAAACAATGTTACAACAAAACAGATTGCTAAAGAAACTTCACGTAATTTTGGTTTCAAATCAACTTCTAAAAAGACAGCAGCAAGAATAAACAATGTTTTAGATTTAATGATTGCTCATGATAAAATTAAACTTGAAAATGATATTGTTGAACTTAAATAG
- the pdxT gene encoding pyridoxal 5'-phosphate synthase glutaminase subunit PdxT, with protein sequence MVKIGILNLQGAVSEHYDITKKAVKNMGVDVDVEYVRYADDVAECDGLIISGGESTVIGKLIHKRGIDKVIKDNNISVFGTCAGMVLLGKKTDFDQPLLGLMDITVKRNTYGSQKDSFESPIEIFGKEYMGVFIRAPVLESYDESKDDIEVLSTFDDEVIAIQQGQHIAISFHPELTEDTLIHEYFIREVLNKQ encoded by the coding sequence ATGGTAAAAATTGGAATATTGAATTTACAGGGTGCTGTAAGTGAACATTATGATATAACCAAAAAAGCAGTAAAAAACATGGGCGTTGATGTTGACGTTGAATATGTACGTTATGCTGATGATGTTGCTGAGTGTGATGGTTTAATCATTTCCGGTGGAGAAAGTACAGTAATTGGTAAATTAATCCACAAAAGAGGAATTGATAAAGTTATTAAAGACAATAATATTTCAGTATTTGGAACCTGTGCAGGAATGGTTTTACTTGGTAAAAAAACAGATTTCGACCAGCCATTGCTCGGATTAATGGATATTACTGTTAAAAGAAACACATACGGCAGTCAGAAAGACTCATTTGAAAGTCCTATTGAAATCTTTGGAAAAGAGTATATGGGAGTTTTTATCAGAGCTCCAGTACTTGAAAGTTATGATGAATCCAAAGATGATATTGAAGTTTTATCAACATTTGATGATGAAGTCATTGCTATTCAACAAGGACAACATATTGCAATATCATTTCATCCTGAATTAACTGAGGATACTTTAATTCACGAATACTTCATCCGTGAAGTTTTGAATAAACAATAA
- the uvrC gene encoding excinuclease ABC subunit UvrC: protein MSTKAKSPDNLPNKPGVYIMRDNTDTIIYIGKAKSLVKRVKSYFREKLDRPKTQILMSHFHSLEYIITNSEKEALILEANLIKKHRPRYNIQLKDDKRYPYVKITDEEYPRLVITRNVTKNGVYFGPFTDVGSVKRTVKFLKSLFKIRTCRNMNGPCLNSQIDLCYAPCDGRISKKQYSEIINKIDLFFQGKYSVIVKNLKKEMLEAADNEEFEKAAVIRDQISSIEEIMEKQFVELANDDLDQDVIAMALNKNEVIVIIMPIRNGKIVGRDDFLMSSSKYDSASEVMFAFIQQYYGYNRHVPKQILLEDDIDEKDLLEDWLSDLRGNKVKIKVPQKGVKLRLVKMAKKNAEIIKHQKKNMDNSLMELKKYLKLEKVPHVIEGYDISNISGKFAVGSKVSFKDGKPNKKMYKRFKMETPGPNDFAMMEELLTRRLKMIDKDPEPDLIVIDGGKGQLGMACGVLEKLNLTHIPIIGLAKEFEEIYLPNSKRPIIIPKNNIALHLLQQVRDESHRFAITYHRKLRSDNIQASSLDDIAGIGKKRKISLLKEFGSVDNIKKASVGELAKIDNMNQKTAENVYNYYH, encoded by the coding sequence ATGTCAACTAAAGCTAAATCTCCAGATAATTTGCCAAATAAACCGGGTGTCTATATTATGAGAGATAATACAGACACTATCATTTATATTGGTAAGGCAAAAAGCCTTGTAAAAAGGGTTAAATCTTATTTTCGAGAAAAACTTGACCGCCCAAAAACTCAAATCTTAATGAGTCATTTTCATAGTTTAGAATACATTATAACTAATTCTGAAAAAGAAGCTTTAATATTAGAAGCTAATTTAATCAAAAAACATCGTCCAAGGTATAATATTCAGCTAAAAGATGATAAAAGATATCCTTATGTTAAAATTACTGATGAGGAGTATCCACGTTTAGTTATTACACGTAATGTTACAAAAAATGGAGTATATTTTGGACCATTTACTGATGTAGGTTCAGTTAAAAGAACTGTAAAATTCTTAAAGTCATTATTTAAAATAAGGACTTGCCGCAATATGAATGGGCCTTGTTTAAACTCACAAATTGACTTGTGCTATGCACCATGTGATGGAAGAATTTCCAAAAAACAATACTCAGAAATTATCAATAAAATTGATTTGTTTTTCCAGGGAAAATACTCTGTAATTGTTAAAAATCTTAAAAAAGAAATGCTTGAAGCAGCTGATAATGAAGAATTTGAAAAAGCAGCTGTAATAAGAGATCAGATTTCATCTATTGAAGAAATCATGGAAAAACAGTTTGTTGAACTTGCTAATGATGATTTAGACCAGGATGTAATAGCTATGGCTTTGAATAAAAACGAAGTTATTGTTATTATAATGCCTATTAGAAATGGTAAAATTGTTGGTCGTGATGACTTTTTAATGAGCAGTTCAAAATATGATTCTGCATCTGAAGTAATGTTTGCATTTATTCAACAGTATTATGGTTATAACAGACACGTTCCAAAACAAATTCTTTTAGAAGATGATATTGATGAAAAAGACTTACTTGAAGATTGGTTAAGTGATTTAAGAGGAAATAAAGTTAAAATAAAGGTTCCTCAAAAAGGTGTTAAATTACGTCTTGTTAAAATGGCTAAGAAAAACGCTGAAATCATCAAACATCAAAAGAAAAATATGGATAATTCCTTAATGGAGCTTAAAAAATACCTTAAACTTGAAAAAGTACCTCATGTAATCGAAGGATACGATATCAGTAATATTTCAGGCAAGTTTGCTGTTGGTTCAAAAGTTTCATTTAAAGATGGCAAACCTAATAAAAAAATGTATAAGCGTTTTAAGATGGAAACTCCTGGTCCAAACGATTTTGCGATGATGGAGGAATTACTGACTCGCAGATTAAAAATGATTGACAAAGACCCGGAACCTGACCTAATAGTGATTGATGGGGGTAAAGGACAGTTAGGTATGGCCTGCGGTGTTTTGGAAAAATTAAATCTCACTCATATACCTATTATTGGTCTTGCAAAAGAATTTGAAGAGATATATCTTCCAAACTCAAAACGTCCAATTATAATTCCTAAAAATAATATCGCATTGCATTTGCTTCAGCAAGTTAGAGATGAATCTCACCGTTTTGCAATAACATATCATAGAAAACTGCGTAGTGATAATATTCAAGCCTCTTCTCTTGATGATATTGCTGGAATTGGTAAAAAAAGAAAAATTAGTCTTTTAAAAGAATTTGGAAGTGTTGATAATATTAAAAAGGCTTCTGTTGGAGAATTAGCCAAAATAGATAACATGAATCAAAAAACGGCTGAAAATGTCTATAATTATTATCACTAA